The following proteins come from a genomic window of Candidatus Thiodiazotropha sp. CDECU1:
- a CDS encoding autotransporter family protein, with product MLFYSFPSSLEANDIQLSGLSQSPPNSVSVGIPITYSLTTSNVDDGINPASAIGISIRMRVDGTVIRADSGEIDAVGCSLDTSFPEYFACNDLQEGGTQTPSFTWNNPSPGNHTVTFEAACQLVPAQTPPVFCTSLGTSISTTTMVGAYPSAVLNPAGPTVNVDETTQFPISFNGLSSTDSDGNIDSCEFRLDSGAFLVSSTCTIQYTTLTPGDHTLDLQVTDNHGLTDIDSLTIHVLSYPEVDAGPDQSLIDSDNSGSENVALDGSGSSDVGGSIISYEWFEFDIQGSTIATGVTPTIALAVGTHNLTLRVTDDDGMVTEDQVVITILPAPNAPNANAGPDQQLTDADNNGLEDVLLDGTGSMDSDGTIVSYVWLEQGSQIATGATPTVALAVGEHTITLRVTDNSSLFSEDQVLISVAATSNAPIANAGQDQTLTDTDGDGSEQVNLDATGSSDPDGNILSYQWFENGTEIASGATVTITLPEGNHTLTLRVTDNDDLVAEDQVIISIISNTLAPIANAGPDQTLVDTDDDGSASVALDGAGSTDPDGSIVSYQWLEGSNEIGTGATPTVVLSVGVHTLTLRVTDDVGLTHQDQVTITIRGEEKQLQIISGSNLTGSSGETVGPFTVQLVDLSGSPVVDRTIVWSITPANAATLSDSESTTDQDGQASTNMTIQQTSVIKLIATLTNVTTVEFTVNSIAEIPGLTDNQQAIGSTMDNLCPSLAEKQATGNLTPAEQDLLMTCDTLVTDTGAASTLSRLAPEEVAAQGTASIEAASTQHTNIRTRLVALRRGDIGLNLQGLTVNIKDIALNSRLFDGLYPQDKKALGGAAGDSDELQGRWGAFINGNVNFGEKDETQRETGFDFDTSGITLGLDYRFSDKFVAGGALGFSRYDSEYNDAAGNLEMDAWSLSAYGTYYQDNNIYIDALIQLGSNSYDTRRRISTAGEPDQFGQGDTDGMEYAFNLSAGYEYRRDALILTPYGRLSYTSAEIDAYTEQASNPAAAGFGSVLRIEDQELKSMVLVVGGNVSYTISTANAVLMPQLRFEWEHEFEDDSRFINARFVNDPTSSLISIETDEADSDYFNLGIGLSAVFARGRSGYLFYETRLDQDDVTLHMINAGLRIEF from the coding sequence TTGCTGTTTTACAGCTTTCCAAGCAGCCTTGAAGCCAATGACATCCAGCTATCCGGTCTCTCCCAATCACCACCCAATTCAGTCTCTGTTGGGATACCCATCACCTATAGTCTGACGACAAGCAATGTCGATGATGGCATCAATCCGGCCAGTGCTATCGGCATCAGCATCAGAATGAGGGTGGACGGTACGGTTATCAGGGCCGATTCCGGTGAGATCGACGCCGTTGGCTGCTCACTAGACACTAGCTTCCCTGAATACTTTGCTTGTAATGATCTCCAGGAGGGAGGGACTCAGACGCCCTCGTTCACCTGGAATAATCCGAGCCCCGGCAACCATACCGTGACCTTTGAGGCGGCGTGCCAGTTGGTTCCGGCTCAGACACCACCTGTCTTTTGCACCTCTCTCGGCACCTCTATCTCCACAACAACCATGGTCGGCGCCTATCCCAGCGCAGTTCTGAATCCCGCAGGGCCAACCGTGAATGTGGATGAAACGACCCAATTCCCGATCAGCTTCAACGGACTCTCATCAACGGATTCAGACGGTAACATCGACAGTTGCGAATTTCGCTTGGATTCCGGTGCTTTCTTAGTCTCGTCTACCTGCACCATACAATACACAACACTAACTCCCGGTGACCATACGTTGGACTTACAGGTTACAGACAACCATGGGCTAACCGATATAGACAGCCTCACCATACACGTACTCTCCTATCCTGAGGTAGACGCCGGTCCTGATCAGAGCCTGATCGATTCCGATAACAGCGGTTCGGAAAATGTGGCACTCGACGGTTCCGGCTCCAGTGATGTGGGCGGGAGCATCATCAGCTATGAATGGTTTGAATTCGATATCCAGGGCAGCACAATTGCCACGGGAGTAACGCCTACCATTGCCCTGGCTGTAGGTACACATAATCTCACCCTTCGTGTCACCGATGACGATGGCATGGTAACCGAGGATCAGGTTGTGATTACTATCCTGCCCGCGCCCAATGCGCCTAACGCAAATGCGGGACCCGATCAGCAATTGACCGATGCCGATAACAACGGCTTGGAGGATGTCCTGCTGGATGGCACAGGCTCAATGGATTCGGATGGTACTATCGTGAGCTATGTATGGCTTGAGCAGGGCAGTCAGATTGCCACCGGCGCGACCCCAACGGTGGCCTTAGCTGTTGGGGAGCACACCATTACCCTGCGTGTGACAGACAACAGTAGTCTCTTCAGCGAGGATCAGGTGTTGATTTCCGTGGCGGCGACATCAAACGCACCGATTGCCAACGCGGGCCAGGACCAGACTTTGACCGACACAGATGGCGACGGCAGTGAACAGGTCAACCTCGACGCTACCGGCTCATCGGATCCTGACGGCAATATTCTCTCATATCAATGGTTCGAGAATGGGACTGAGATCGCCAGCGGTGCGACAGTGACAATCACCCTTCCAGAGGGAAACCATACATTAACCCTGCGTGTCACCGACAATGACGATTTAGTCGCTGAAGACCAAGTGATCATCTCCATTATCTCCAACACGCTTGCGCCTATCGCAAATGCTGGTCCCGATCAGACCCTAGTGGATACGGATGACGATGGTTCGGCATCCGTGGCGCTTGATGGTGCAGGCTCGACAGATCCGGATGGCTCAATCGTCAGCTACCAATGGTTAGAGGGAAGCAACGAAATAGGGACAGGTGCCACACCCACTGTAGTGCTCAGTGTTGGGGTGCATACCCTCACCCTGAGGGTCACCGACGATGTTGGCTTGACCCATCAAGATCAGGTGACGATCACCATACGTGGTGAAGAGAAACAACTGCAAATCATCTCAGGCAGCAATCTGACCGGCAGTTCCGGTGAGACGGTAGGACCCTTTACCGTACAGTTGGTCGATCTCAGTGGCTCACCGGTTGTCGACAGAACCATTGTCTGGAGCATCACACCTGCGAACGCTGCCACCCTGAGTGACAGCGAATCCACCACCGATCAAGATGGTCAGGCATCTACCAACATGACCATCCAGCAAACAAGTGTAATTAAACTCATTGCAACCCTGACCAATGTCACGACTGTTGAGTTCACTGTCAACAGCATCGCCGAGATACCGGGATTAACGGATAACCAGCAAGCTATTGGCTCGACCATGGATAACCTATGTCCATCCCTCGCTGAAAAACAAGCTACCGGTAATCTGACTCCGGCCGAGCAGGATTTGTTGATGACCTGCGACACTCTTGTCACTGATACCGGTGCAGCCAGCACCCTATCCCGCTTGGCTCCAGAGGAGGTTGCGGCTCAGGGCACTGCTTCCATAGAAGCCGCCAGCACTCAACACACCAATATTCGCACACGGCTCGTGGCGTTGCGTAGAGGTGATATCGGCCTGAATCTTCAAGGACTGACTGTAAACATCAAGGATATAGCTCTAAATTCGAGACTGTTCGATGGCCTGTACCCTCAAGATAAAAAGGCCCTAGGCGGCGCGGCTGGTGATTCTGATGAGCTGCAGGGACGTTGGGGTGCCTTCATCAATGGTAATGTCAATTTCGGTGAGAAAGATGAAACTCAACGGGAGACGGGATTTGACTTTGATACCAGTGGCATCACCCTGGGGCTTGATTACAGGTTCAGCGATAAATTCGTCGCAGGTGGTGCCTTGGGTTTTTCCAGATATGATTCCGAATACAATGATGCAGCAGGCAATCTTGAAATGGATGCCTGGAGCCTGTCTGCCTATGGCACCTATTATCAGGATAACAACATCTATATTGATGCACTGATCCAACTAGGGTCGAACAGCTATGACACGCGACGCCGTATCAGTACAGCTGGCGAACCTGATCAATTCGGTCAGGGGGATACAGACGGTATGGAATATGCGTTCAATCTCAGTGCTGGCTATGAGTATCGCCGGGATGCCTTGATCCTTACACCATACGGCCGACTTTCCTATACCAGCGCCGAGATAGACGCCTATACGGAACAGGCGTCCAATCCCGCTGCAGCCGGCTTTGGATCGGTGCTACGCATCGAGGATCAGGAACTCAAATCGATGGTGTTGGTTGTAGGTGGAAACGTCTCATACACCATTAGCACAGCAAACGCGGTTCTCATGCCGCAACTCCGTTTCGAATGGGAACACGAATTCGAGGATGATTCACGCTTCATCAACGCCAGATTCGTGAACGATCCGACCAGTTCCCTAATCAGTATCGAAACCGACGAGGCAGATAGCGACTACTTTAATCTGGGTATCGGATTATCAGCTGTTTTTGCCCGGGGCAGGTCCGGCTATCTCTTTTATGAAACCCGACTTGATCAGGATGATGTTACCCTGCATATGATTAATGCCGGTCTCAGGATAGAGTTTTAA
- the hypE gene encoding hydrogenase expression/formation protein HypE, translating to MKTTTTVQDTHISLAHGNGGRYMRELIESLFARYLQNPNLDIQADAALLPGLTDGDLLFTTDGFTVQPLEFPGGDIGSLAVHGTTNDLAVSGAVPKYLSLNAFIEEGFEVAQLQRIIQSIADAASAVDVQVVAGDTKVVRRGEGSGIYLATAGIGMRDHHLKLGMNMIKPGDRILVSGPVGDHGIAVMLAREQFGLRGDVQSDAGSVLPFTQSLLDMSGLRFMRDPTRGGVATVAHEICRATGMQVRLDQTAIPVRDPVTSVCEMLGYDPLFLACEGRVVAVVAPEQADQVLARWRDLPGGELAALIGETQQEDPYVILETELGGARILEELEDDPLPRIC from the coding sequence ATGAAAACAACCACGACTGTTCAGGACACACATATATCACTCGCCCATGGTAACGGTGGGCGCTACATGCGGGAACTGATCGAATCCCTGTTTGCCCGCTATTTGCAAAACCCCAATCTGGATATCCAGGCGGATGCCGCCCTGCTGCCCGGTTTGACCGATGGTGATCTGCTCTTCACCACCGACGGTTTCACTGTCCAACCCCTGGAGTTTCCCGGAGGCGACATTGGATCCCTGGCCGTGCATGGCACGACCAACGACCTGGCAGTGAGTGGTGCGGTGCCTAAGTATCTGAGTCTCAACGCCTTTATCGAGGAGGGATTCGAGGTTGCCCAGTTACAACGCATCATTCAGAGCATCGCCGACGCCGCAAGCGCTGTGGATGTCCAAGTGGTTGCAGGGGATACCAAAGTGGTGCGACGTGGTGAAGGCAGTGGGATCTATCTGGCAACAGCAGGTATCGGAATGCGTGATCACCACCTGAAGTTGGGGATGAACATGATCAAGCCGGGGGACAGAATATTGGTAAGCGGTCCTGTTGGTGACCACGGGATTGCGGTAATGCTCGCCCGGGAACAGTTCGGATTAAGGGGGGATGTACAATCCGACGCCGGTTCAGTTCTACCCTTCACTCAGTCCCTGCTCGATATGTCGGGACTACGCTTCATGCGCGATCCCACCCGCGGCGGTGTCGCGACGGTGGCCCATGAAATCTGCCGCGCCACCGGCATGCAGGTCAGACTCGATCAAACCGCCATTCCGGTACGTGACCCAGTGACTTCAGTGTGCGAAATGCTGGGCTATGATCCTCTCTTTCTGGCCTGTGAAGGGCGCGTCGTAGCCGTGGTCGCACCCGAACAGGCAGACCAGGTCCTGGCGCGTTGGCGAGATCTGCCAGGGGGTGAACTGGCGGCACTGATCGGTGAGACGCAACAAGAAGATCCCTACGTCATCTTAGAGACTGAGCTGGGCGGGGCCCGCATCCTGGAAGAGCTGGAGGATGATCCACTGCCTCGAATTTGTTAG
- a CDS encoding aminotransferase class V-fold PLP-dependent enzyme, producing the protein MSQFSLDPAIVYLNHAAVAPWPERTVAEVVRFARENGFLGSSHYARWLGVETELRRLMTKLINAPSEHDIALLKSTSEGLSAIAYGLDWLPGDNIVSIAQEFPSNRIVWESLEPHGVELRLLDLNHSRDPEHDLIALCDHKTRLLSVSSVQYATGERLQLESLGDYCRTHDVIFVIDAIQSLGAIPFDLTQCHADIVVADGHKWMLGAEGVALFYCQAALRQQLKLHQFGWHMVESMGDFDRTDWQPAQSARRFECGSPNMLGIHALHASLSLIHEIGLTEIATKITRNADLVIDQVDAAGFELLTPRDPDKRAGIVTFQVPERDNQVLYQGLMQQQVMCAYRGGGIRFSPHFYNTESEIETAFKRLSALL; encoded by the coding sequence GTGTCTCAATTTTCACTCGATCCGGCTATTGTCTACCTGAACCACGCCGCTGTTGCGCCCTGGCCTGAACGCACTGTCGCTGAAGTGGTGCGATTTGCGCGAGAAAACGGCTTCCTTGGCTCTTCCCACTATGCGCGCTGGTTAGGTGTCGAGACTGAGCTGCGCAGGCTGATGACCAAGTTGATAAATGCGCCATCTGAGCATGATATCGCACTCTTGAAAAGCACCTCCGAAGGCCTGTCGGCTATCGCCTACGGCCTCGATTGGCTGCCAGGGGACAATATTGTTTCCATTGCCCAGGAGTTTCCCTCCAATCGCATCGTCTGGGAGTCACTCGAGCCTCACGGTGTCGAGCTAAGGTTGTTGGATCTGAACCACAGTCGTGATCCTGAACACGATCTGATAGCACTCTGCGACCATAAAACCCGTCTGCTCTCAGTCAGTTCTGTTCAGTATGCAACAGGAGAACGGCTACAGCTTGAAAGCCTGGGGGATTATTGCAGGACTCATGATGTGATCTTCGTCATCGATGCCATTCAGAGTCTGGGGGCAATTCCGTTCGATCTGACGCAATGTCATGCCGATATAGTCGTGGCGGACGGTCACAAATGGATGCTGGGGGCAGAGGGTGTGGCCCTCTTCTATTGCCAGGCAGCACTCCGACAGCAGCTCAAACTGCATCAGTTTGGCTGGCACATGGTGGAATCCATGGGGGATTTTGATCGCACCGATTGGCAACCCGCCCAGAGTGCGAGACGCTTTGAATGCGGCAGTCCCAATATGCTTGGTATCCACGCGCTGCATGCGAGCCTCTCGCTTATCCACGAGATCGGGTTGACTGAAATCGCAACCAAGATCACCAGGAATGCCGACCTTGTGATCGACCAGGTTGACGCAGCCGGTTTTGAATTACTCACCCCGAGAGACCCTGACAAGCGGGCAGGAATCGTCACATTCCAGGTGCCGGAGAGAGATAATCAGGTCCTCTATCAAGGCCTTATGCAGCAGCAGGTCATGTGCGCATACCGGGGTGGTGGGATTCGTTTTTCACCCCACTTTTACAACACTGAATCAGAGATAGAGACCGCATTCAAGCGCTTGTCGGCACTACTCTAA
- a CDS encoding cupin domain-containing protein, producing the protein MQAKILRHDASKEYFFQEGCFINELSNHPGDSELSIAQARVEPGVTTQLHRLHQSAERYCIIAGEGMVEIEGLGPQSVTAGDVVLIPPGFSQRIRNSGDEDLIFLALCTPRFEPQDYMELEESENP; encoded by the coding sequence ATGCAGGCAAAAATCTTACGGCATGATGCGTCAAAGGAGTACTTTTTCCAAGAAGGGTGTTTTATCAACGAGCTATCGAATCACCCGGGGGACAGTGAGCTATCCATCGCTCAAGCCAGGGTTGAACCCGGTGTGACGACCCAACTGCATCGTTTGCATCAAAGTGCCGAGCGCTACTGCATAATCGCAGGTGAAGGGATGGTTGAGATTGAGGGATTGGGTCCTCAGTCTGTTACTGCCGGAGATGTGGTTCTCATACCCCCGGGATTCTCTCAACGCATCAGAAATAGCGGTGATGAGGACCTGATATTTCTTGCGCTCTGTACTCCACGCTTCGAACCCCAGGACTATATGGAGCTCGAGGAGAGTGAAAATCCATAA